From Camelus dromedarius isolate mCamDro1 chromosome 12, mCamDro1.pat, whole genome shotgun sequence, the proteins below share one genomic window:
- the LOC105097937 gene encoding LOW QUALITY PROTEIN: olfactory receptor 52H1-like (The sequence of the model RefSeq protein was modified relative to this genomic sequence to represent the inferred CDS: substituted 1 base at 1 genomic stop codon) → MYNLTGYNTGAFTLLGIPGLEQYHIWISIPFCFIYLVAIVGNSILLYLITVERSLHAPMCFFLSVLAITDLILSTTCVPKTLSVFXFGPQKISFPGCLTQLFFLHYSFVLDSAILMAMAFDRYVAICLPLRYTTILTTRTTVKIALGITFRSFCVFVQCVFLVNRLPFCKTHNIPHTYCEHISVARLACADISINIWYGFCVPIMTVIIDVILIAVSYTLILCAVFRLPSRDARQKALGTCGSHVCVILIFYIPAFFSILAHRFGHNVPRTFHIMFANLYVIIPPALNPIVYGVKTKQIRDKIILLLFPKGSH, encoded by the coding sequence ATGTACAACCTGACTGGCTACAACACAGGTGCCTTCACCCTTCTGGGCATCCCTGGACTTGAGCAGTACCACATCTGGATCAGCATCCCCTTCTGTTTTATCTATCTTGTGGCCATTGTGGGTAATAGCATCCTTCTCTACCTCATTACAGTGGAGCGCAGTCTTCATGCACCCAtgtgctttttcctttctgtgctgGCTATTACTGATCTCATATTGTCTACCACCTGTGTCCCCAAAACTCTCAGCGTCTTCTGATTTGGTCCCCAGAAAATCAGTTTCCCTGGCTGTCTCACTCAATTATTCTTCCTGCATTACAGCTTTGTTCTAGACTCAGCTATACTGATGGCCATGGCCTttgaccgctacgtggccatctgctTACCCTTGAGATACACCACTATCCTGACCACCAGAACCACTGTCAAAATTGCTCTGGGAATCACCTTCAGAAGTTTCTGTGTTTTTGTCCAGTGCGTTTTCCTTGTAAATCGTCTGCCCTTCTGCAAGACACACAACATTCCCCACACATACTGTGAGCACATAAGTGTTGCCCGGCTTGCCTGTGCTGATATCTCCATCAATATCTGGTATGGGTTTTGTGTTCCAATCATGACGGTGATTATAGATGTGATTCTAATTGCTGTCTCGTACACTCTCATCCTCTGTGCTGTCTTTCGCCTCCCCTCCCGAGATGCTCGCCAGAAGGCCCTGGGCACCTGTGGGTCCCATGTCTGTGTCATCCTTATATTCTATATACCagctttcttttccatccttgcACATCGCTTTGGACATAATGTCCCTCGTACCTTTCACATTATGTTTGCCAACCTCTATGTTATCATCCCACCTGCACTCAACCCTATTGTCTATGGGGTCAAGACCAAGCAGATCCGAGACAAAATCATTCTTCTCCTGTTTCCTAAGGGGTCCCACTGA